CACACCGCGCCTCCCGTCTTTCCGTAGCGGCGTTCGGGATCGGGAACGGAGCCGGTTTCTGGCGATCCGGCGGCCGCCTTCGTTTGAAATGACCTGTGCCCTGTGCTAGCATCGGCCCATGGGTGCGACCACCTCTGCCAAGCGGGGCGAGTCTCGCCGCGGTTCCAACGCTTCTTCCCATCTCCAACGAGAAGTCGCCGGCGTCATCGCGATTGCGGTGAGTCTGCTGTTGTTTCTGAGCCTCGTCTCGTTTGTGCCGGGCGAGGCGACGACGCCGGCGACCGGCGTCGCGTCGTCTCATCAACCGAAAAACCTCATCGGATCGTTCGGCGCTTTGGTAGGCGCCTGGTTTTTCCATCTGATCGGAGGAGCGGCGTATTTGTTCCCCATCTTGTTGGCCAGGCTGGGAGTCCGCTGTTTCTCCAGCAACAATCCTGTGAGCATCACTCTCCGAACGACGGCAAGCTCGCTCGCGGCGGTGTGTTTTTTGAGCGCGTTTCTGCATCTGGAAGCGACGGGGGTGCCGACCGTCAGCAGCGGGGTGATTTCTCGCGGCGCGGCCGGCGGCGTGGTCGGACAGTTTATCGGGAACGGATTACGGGCGATATTCGCGGGGACGGGCGCTCACATTGTGATCATCGCGGGGTTCTTGGTCTCGCTCTTGTTTACCGCTCCGCTCTCGCTCGGCGAAACGGCTCGGCGTATTCGGGATCGAGGCAGGGCGTGGCTGGAGCGGGCGGGTTCCCGACTCTCGGAGCGTCGAGACCGCGACCCCAAGCCGATCGGCGGCCGCGAAGAAGAATCTGAAAATCGGAAGATGGCCCAATCTCCAACGATGATCGGCGTAGGCCGCGAACGTGTCGAAATCGAAGACGCCGTCGAAACGCCGACGTCGGCGAGCGGGCTCACGGGGAGCGCCGGCAAGCCGGTCTTTGTCTCTTCCGTGGTCGGATCGGAGAGAGAACACCGTGTCGAACGGGAGTATTCTCGTGTTTGCGTGGCCCCCGGCGAGTATCGCCTTCCCGATCCGGCGACGATTCTCAGCGATCCTCCCGCTTCGACGGCCCGCGTGTCCGACGAAGAGCTGTACGCTCAGACCGAAGTGCTCTCAAAAGCCTTGGCGAGTTTCGGCATCGAAGGCCGGGTGACGGAAGTTCGGCCCGGCCCGGTCGTCACGATGTACGAGTTCGAGCCGGCGCCCGGCACCAAGGTCGCGCGGATTGTGAACCTGGCGGACGATCTCGCGCTGGCGCTCAAGGCCGTGAGCCTCCGCATCGTGGCTCCGCTTCCGGGAAAGTCGGTGGTCGGCATCGAGGTGCCGAACGTCTCACGCGAAACCGTTTCCATCAAAGAGGTGTTGATGAGCGGCGCCTTTTCCAGGGCGCGCTCGAAACTGACGTTGGCGCTGGGGAAAGACATTTTCGGAGCGCCGGTGACGGCCGATCTTAGGACCATGCCGCATCTGTTGGTGGCTGGCGCGACGGGCGCGGGGAAGAGCGTCGGGCTCAATACGATGTTGCTGAGCATTCTCTTTTCGGCCAAGCCCAACGAAGTCAAATTGTTGCTCATCGACCCAAAAATGCTGGAGTTTCAATCATACGAGGGGATCCCCCATCTGTTGCGGCCGGTCATGACCGACGCCAAGTCGGCGGCGAAGGGGCTGGGATGGGTCGTCGCCGAGATGGAACGCCGGTATAAATTGTTGGCGGAGGCCGGAGTCAGAAGCATCGACGCGTACAATCGCAAAGTGGCCGGACTGCATGAAGCTGCCGCCGGAAAACCGGCTCCCGCTGTTGAGCAGCCGGAGCTGCCGATGCAGTTTCTCTCGGAGGAGGAGCGGCTGTCGGCGGGAGAGTCCGCGATCGCCGCCGGCGAGCCGGGCTGCACGCAGACGAAACCGACGCCTCCGGAGCCGCTGCCCTACATCGTGGTGATGATCGACGAACTGGCCGATTTGATGATGGTGGCCCCCAAGGAGGTGGAAGACAAGATCGCGAGGCTGGCCCAAATGGCGCGGGCGTCCGGTATCCATCTGGTGCTGGCGACGCAGCGGCCTTCCGTCGACGTGTTGACGGGCTTGATCAAGGCGAATTTCCCCGCGCGCATCGCCTTCCAGGTATCCTCGAAAACCGACTCGCGGACGATCCTGGACGCTAACGGGGCGGAGGCCTTGCTCGGCAAGGGCGACATGTTGTATCTCGCTTCCGGTACCGGCCGGCTCGTTCGGTTACACGGGTCTTTTGTGTCGGACGACGACGTGCGGGCGGTCGTGGAGTTTGTGAAGCAACAGGCGTCGCCCGCCTACGATCAGGAATTGCAATCGCTCAACGGCGACGAAGCGAAGGCGGAAGAAGAAGTAAAAGACGAAGTGTATGAGCAGGCCAAAGAGCTGGTGCTGAGCACCGGGCAGGCGTCGGCCTCGCTCCTCCAGCGGCGGCTGCGGGTCGGCTATCCGAGGGCCGCTCGCATGATCGAGCGAATGGAGGCGGAAGGCATCGTGGGAGCGGCGGGTCGTGACGGACGGCGCGAGGTGCTGGGGCGTCGCGGGCCCGTGGGAGCGGTGGAGGGATGAGTCGTCGTCGATGGGCTTGGCTTCCGTTGGTTTTGTGTGTGACCGCGTCGGCTTGGGGCGCGGAGGAGCCTGCCGATCATCAGGCGCTTCAAGAAGTCCGTGACATCGTCAAGCATATTCAGAGTCGATACGAGAAGACCAAGGACCTGCAGGCCGACTTTGTCCAAAAAACCAGGATCGAAGGGTTTGAGCGGCCCGTGACGTCAAGCGGCAAGGTGTATCTGAAACGACCGGGGCGATTGCGGTGGGACTACCTGGAGCCGGCGAACGAACGAATCTACGTCGCCAATGACGACGTCAAGGTGTATGTGCCGGAACATAAACAGGTGCTGGTCGGAAAGTTGACGCAGATGGCGGCCTCCAAGGCGCCGTTGGAATTGTTACAGGGAGCCGGCAAGTTGGAAGAATCCTTCGACATCAGGCCGGCGGAGGGCGACGAGCGGGGGACGGGGGGGCTTCGTCTCGTCGCGCTGTTTCCAAAGGCCAAGGACCACGAATCGACAAGAAACCCTCAGCGAATCGTCATCGAGGTGTTCCCTAAAACGTATTTTCTCCGCACCGTGTCTTTGTATGAAGCCAGCGGCAACGTCTCGACGTTCGAATTTTCCAATTTGAGGGCGAACGTGGGTTTGGCGAACGAGACGTTCGAGTTCGTCATCCCGTCCGACGTTGAAGTGATTCAGGCTCCGGTCATGACCGGGCCGTAGGAGGCGCGATCTCCGTCGGCGCCCTTCGGCGCGCGGTGGGATCCTCCACGCGAAAATCACTGAGCAAGGTCGATGGCAGAAAAGGAGCGGGTCCGATCGTGGAGAGTATGATCACGATGCTGAAAGGTGGACGTCCATGATACGGGAGGCAAGTGCCGTGGTGGAGGCGGTCAATCAAGCGGTGGCGGCGTTGGATCTCGACCGGCTACACGGAGAGTATTGGGATCAGGAAGAGTTTCTGGTCATCAAACAGTTCTTGCCGCGGGCCTTCGTGGAGCAGGCCCTGGTGCCGCAGGCCCAAGGCGTAAAGGGCGAACTCAATCGCAACTACATTCCCGGCCATAAGAAGGGCGGAAGCGTCAGTTATTATACGGTTCAGGAAAAAGCGCCCCGTTTTTTGGACATCTACCGATCGGAGTCGTTCAAGCGTTTCCTCAACCGGCTCACGGACGCGGACGTGATGGTCTGTCCGGACAATGATCCCCACGCGTGCGCGCTCTACTACTACACGGAGCCGGGGGACCACATCGGATTTCACTATGACACGTCTTATTACAAGGGAGCGCGCTATACGATTTTGATGGGGTTGGTCGACCGATCAACGTGCTGCAAGTTGGTATGCGACCTCTTCAAGGATCATCCGACCAAACCGCTTCGTCATCTTGAATTGGTCACCGAGCCGGGAGACCTGGTGATTTTCAACGGCGACAAACTCTGGCACGCCGTCACGCCTCTCGGAGAAGGAGAAGAGCGGATCGTGCTGACGATGGAGTACGTGACGAATTCGGACATGAATCCGATCAAGCGGCTCTACTCGAATCTGAAGGACTCGATCGGCTATTTCGGCCTCAGAACGGTTTTCAAACGGGCATGGTCCGATCCGAAGCGTTCGCGATGACGCCCGTGCGCGTCTGCCGATTTCCCGGACTCCGCAAGCGGCCCCGTGATCGTTTTTCAAAGATGAAGGTGTTTCATCGCGGCGGCGCACAGCACGATAAAGAATCCCATCCACAGCGCGGCACGCTGAAACGGAATGACCTCGTAGGTCTCTCCCTCTTCGGCTTGATCATCGGACTTGAAAATCACGGTGTACAAAAAGAGCGTGAGAAGACCGAGCACGAGGAGCAATTTGATGCAAAAAACGATCAGATACTTGGCGTGATGCTGCATGCCGGCGCCGGTTTGCGACGTGATGACCTGATTGACGTAGTGCAGATTGATGCCGCCGGTGAACAGGAGGACGACCAAGAGAACGCCCGCCACTTTTTTATAGTGGCGGTAGAAGACGTCCGTGATTGGTTTGACCTGCTCCTTCGGTACGGCCGTTTGAAGACCCGGCGTGACCGCCAAAACAAGAAAAGCGAGGCCGCCGATCCAAATCACCGCCGACAACAGGTGAAGCCAGTGGTTCACGATCGGGATCACCGTATTCAGATCGGTCACGATGCTTTGGAGTGCGTCCATGATGGGCCGTTAATCGACAATCGTCATTCGTCAATCGACAATCGTGAGGGGCGATCACCGGTCTCCGTCGGTTGACGCATGACAGTTGACGTCAGAGCTTAAAGACCGGCGCGTCGTTGCCGAATCGCTTCTTGCGCAACTCTTCCATCAGCTCGACGGTGATCAGAGAGATGTTATTTTCCCGGGCGTGTTTTTCGACGCCCTTTTTCACCATGGCCCGCAGGAAATAAGGAATACGGCTGAGACGCACCGACGATGCGTCGTCCCACTGGATCGGGGCGTCTTCCGGCGTATTGAACGCCACCTTGATCTTTTCCCCGCCCTTGGGGGTGTATAGACACCACTGATCCTCGTCCAACCAATCGCCGTGATCCACATAGGGACGCGCGCGGCACCCCCCGCAAATGTCCGAATACTCACAGTCTCCGCATTTGCCCTTGAGTTGAGGATAACGGAACGAGTTGAAAATGTCGGAGTGGTTCCACAGATCCACGAAACTGCGTTGCCGCACGTTCCCGGCCGAAAGAGGCATATAGGGACAGGGAGTCAATTCACCGTTCGGCGTCACGCGGGCATAGTTGGTGCCGGCCAGGCAGCCGCCGCCCATGTAGCCGGTTGCCTTGGTGAGGGGAGAGTTCGGATCTTTCTCATAGGCCAGCCGTTTGAAGTGCGGCGCGCATCGGGCGCGGACCAGCATGCCTTTGTAATTGTCCTGGCAAGTGACCAGATAGCCGAGCGCCTCCTCGTACTGAGCCGGCGTGATATCGGTCAATTCTTCTCCCCGTCCCGTGCACACCATGAAAAACACGTTGAACACGCGGGCTCCAAGCCGATGGGCCCACTCGATGGCCTCGGGCAGTTCTTGATAGTTCATGGGCTGGACGCTGAAATGAATTTGAAACTGAAGGCCGTTGCGCTTGCCGGCTTCGATGCCGGCGACCGCGGCGTTCCACGCTCCCGGAATGCCGCGGAACGCGTCGTGTTTGGCCGGGTCCAGCGAATCGATACTGATGCCCACCCCCATCACGCCGATCTCGACCAGGTTTTTGGCGATCCGATCGTCGATCAACATCCCGTTCGTCCCCAGGACGACCATGAAGCCGGCGTTCACGGCATAGCGGGCGATGTCGAGGATGTCCGGCCGCACCAGCGGCTCGCCGCCCGTGATGACCAGCAAACAGCCTTTGTTGACCTCGGCAATCTGATCGATCAGTCGGAAACATTCTTCGGTGGACAGTTCGTCATGGCCGCCAGACGCCCTGGTGGTGGCGTCGAGATAGCAGTGGTCGCACTTCAGATTGCACCGCTTGGTCAGGTTGAGCGCGACGAGATAAGGCTTGAAGTCATCGACGGTTCGTCCGTCCCGAAGCGGCGAAGGCGAGCGGTCGCCTACACTCTGGAACGGTGGAGAATCCGGCGCGGGAGATGGATTTAGAATGGGAAGCGACTTGCCCATGTGAGCCAATTATAGTCGTCCTGCCGTACAGGCGGAATAGGACGAAGGAAGCCTCTCCGGAGCCGTGTCATGAAGAGATGACGCGAGATAAGCTAGGCGCGCCCTTTCCCGGTCAGGTCCGCGATCATGCTTTTGAGATTGCCGGTTTTCATGGCCTCGGCCATGTAGCCTTTGGCCTGTTCGATCCCTTCGTTGGCGACTTCCAGCGTAATATGGGTCACGCCGATCTTTTCCGCGTGTTTCAGAATCAAAGCCTTTGTGCAGTCCCGCATGAAGCCTTCCGGAGCCCGTTCCAGCCGTGCCTGCGCTTCCGCGGTCCAGGTATAGGGGGAAGTGTCGGCCTGCTGTTGGCCCTTCGTTTCATCAAGGACATGGGCGCCGTTGCCGCGCGGGTCGGTTTCCCCTCCTGCAATTCCCAGTTTGGCTGCCGCCTCCGAGGAGATTCCCGTTCCCTTGTTGGAAAAGATCGGACGGTACTCCTCCGACGCCGCCTCTTTAATCATGGGGGCGGCAAATTCCAAGGTGACGGTGGTCATGCCGAGTTTGCGGGCGGTCTTCTCGATCTTGGCCTTGGCTCGCCGCCGCTGAAAGCCCGCCGGGACGGCCCGGATGGCTTCTTTGGCGTCTTTGGTCCACTGCATGGGGACGTCGTCATACGCCACGTCCGTTTCCAGCCCCCCTTCGGCTTGGGCCGCCGCTTCGAAGATCGTCTTGTCCACTTGTTTGAATCGCGCGCCGTCCGCGCCGCAGACCGGGCATTTCACCGGCGTGTCGCCTTTTCCGATGTAGCCGCAGCCGTCGCACACGAAATAATTTTGGTTCATGCGATCCAGATAGGCCTGCGTCGAATCGGAGGTCTTGGGCTTCTCCTCGACGATTTGCGTCATGAGGCCGCTCAAGGTCGCGCCCATCAGGTCTTGCGCCACCGCGTCGTCGGCCTGCATCTTGTTGCGATCGATGCCGGCTTGATCGAGGCTTCCTCCCAGCGCCCGCATGGCCTCCATGGCTCCCTTGGGCAGGATATGACCGACCGCCGCGTCCACGACCGTGTTGCTGATGATCGTATGACCCTTCTCGATCGCGTAGCGGTGAATGGCGGTCTTGGCGACTCCGCGGGCGAAGACGGGGATCTTTTCCATGCGGCGGAGGGCCTCTTCGGTCCAGGCGATGGTGTACTCCGCCTGCGTATCGATCGGCGGCACGTACTTTCTGTTCGAGA
This sequence is a window from Candidatus Nitrospira inopinata. Protein-coding genes within it:
- a CDS encoding FtsK/SpoIIIE family DNA translocase, giving the protein MGATTSAKRGESRRGSNASSHLQREVAGVIAIAVSLLLFLSLVSFVPGEATTPATGVASSHQPKNLIGSFGALVGAWFFHLIGGAAYLFPILLARLGVRCFSSNNPVSITLRTTASSLAAVCFLSAFLHLEATGVPTVSSGVISRGAAGGVVGQFIGNGLRAIFAGTGAHIVIIAGFLVSLLFTAPLSLGETARRIRDRGRAWLERAGSRLSERRDRDPKPIGGREEESENRKMAQSPTMIGVGRERVEIEDAVETPTSASGLTGSAGKPVFVSSVVGSEREHRVEREYSRVCVAPGEYRLPDPATILSDPPASTARVSDEELYAQTEVLSKALASFGIEGRVTEVRPGPVVTMYEFEPAPGTKVARIVNLADDLALALKAVSLRIVAPLPGKSVVGIEVPNVSRETVSIKEVLMSGAFSRARSKLTLALGKDIFGAPVTADLRTMPHLLVAGATGAGKSVGLNTMLLSILFSAKPNEVKLLLIDPKMLEFQSYEGIPHLLRPVMTDAKSAAKGLGWVVAEMERRYKLLAEAGVRSIDAYNRKVAGLHEAAAGKPAPAVEQPELPMQFLSEEERLSAGESAIAAGEPGCTQTKPTPPEPLPYIVVMIDELADLMMVAPKEVEDKIARLAQMARASGIHLVLATQRPSVDVLTGLIKANFPARIAFQVSSKTDSRTILDANGAEALLGKGDMLYLASGTGRLVRLHGSFVSDDDVRAVVEFVKQQASPAYDQELQSLNGDEAKAEEEVKDEVYEQAKELVLSTGQASASLLQRRLRVGYPRAARMIERMEAEGIVGAAGRDGRREVLGRRGPVGAVEG
- a CDS encoding LolA family protein, whose amino-acid sequence is MSRRRWAWLPLVLCVTASAWGAEEPADHQALQEVRDIVKHIQSRYEKTKDLQADFVQKTRIEGFERPVTSSGKVYLKRPGRLRWDYLEPANERIYVANDDVKVYVPEHKQVLVGKLTQMAASKAPLELLQGAGKLEESFDIRPAEGDERGTGGLRLVALFPKAKDHESTRNPQRIVIEVFPKTYFLRTVSLYEASGNVSTFEFSNLRANVGLANETFEFVIPSDVEVIQAPVMTGP
- a CDS encoding 2OG-Fe(II) oxygenase family protein, translating into MIREASAVVEAVNQAVAALDLDRLHGEYWDQEEFLVIKQFLPRAFVEQALVPQAQGVKGELNRNYIPGHKKGGSVSYYTVQEKAPRFLDIYRSESFKRFLNRLTDADVMVCPDNDPHACALYYYTEPGDHIGFHYDTSYYKGARYTILMGLVDRSTCCKLVCDLFKDHPTKPLRHLELVTEPGDLVIFNGDKLWHAVTPLGEGEERIVLTMEYVTNSDMNPIKRLYSNLKDSIGYFGLRTVFKRAWSDPKRSR
- a CDS encoding radical SAM/SPASM domain-containing protein: MGKSLPILNPSPAPDSPPFQSVGDRSPSPLRDGRTVDDFKPYLVALNLTKRCNLKCDHCYLDATTRASGGHDELSTEECFRLIDQIAEVNKGCLLVITGGEPLVRPDILDIARYAVNAGFMVVLGTNGMLIDDRIAKNLVEIGVMGVGISIDSLDPAKHDAFRGIPGAWNAAVAGIEAGKRNGLQFQIHFSVQPMNYQELPEAIEWAHRLGARVFNVFFMVCTGRGEELTDITPAQYEEALGYLVTCQDNYKGMLVRARCAPHFKRLAYEKDPNSPLTKATGYMGGGCLAGTNYARVTPNGELTPCPYMPLSAGNVRQRSFVDLWNHSDIFNSFRYPQLKGKCGDCEYSDICGGCRARPYVDHGDWLDEDQWCLYTPKGGEKIKVAFNTPEDAPIQWDDASSVRLSRIPYFLRAMVKKGVEKHARENNISLITVELMEELRKKRFGNDAPVFKL
- a CDS encoding universal stress protein, encoding MYKTIYIPVDNSDHSNAAVDIGIHLAKRFGSKIVGSHVYAAKMHDKRFKQMEAGLPEEYHDEKELDRQRQIHDSLITRGLQIITDSYLDYVDKKCSESNLPIERRSLEGRNWKVLSEDINTNGYDLVIMGALGVGAVKESVIGSNTERVVRRVRNSDMLIVKNVQPMQTGKIVVAVDGSPYSFGGLMTALQLGKAFDMPVEAISAFDPYFHYAAFHSISGVLNEEAGKVFRFKEQEKLHEEIIDSGLAKIYQSHLDISREIAQAEQSDLKTTLLDGKAFEKIIQYVRKDVPALLIVGRIGVHSDEDMDIGSNTENLLRSAPCNVLVSNRKYVPPIDTQAEYTIAWTEEALRRMEKIPVFARGVAKTAIHRYAIEKGHTIISNTVVDAAVGHILPKGAMEAMRALGGSLDQAGIDRNKMQADDAVAQDLMGATLSGLMTQIVEEKPKTSDSTQAYLDRMNQNYFVCDGCGYIGKGDTPVKCPVCGADGARFKQVDKTIFEAAAQAEGGLETDVAYDDVPMQWTKDAKEAIRAVPAGFQRRRAKAKIEKTARKLGMTTVTLEFAAPMIKEAASEEYRPIFSNKGTGISSEAAAKLGIAGGETDPRGNGAHVLDETKGQQQADTSPYTWTAEAQARLERAPEGFMRDCTKALILKHAEKIGVTHITLEVANEGIEQAKGYMAEAMKTGNLKSMIADLTGKGRA